GTGAGATACATAAATTGTCCAGTAccccaaaaaacagaaaaaagaaaaaaaaatacacatccTCCCATTACTTTAAAGTCCAGAAGAGTTGGCTTATTCATTTGGTAAAAGTTCCGCTCAGGTCTGGACCAAAACCCTGAATCTTGTCCTTAtgtgcttttttcattttttgtacaCAACCGTTTAGGGTCAGATTGCAACGTGTCCTTGCAACCATTTCTATTTGGGTTTCACcacaatacaaaaataaataaaacaatttcatTTTGGTTTTCAATTTGACACTTTGGCTCAATGGCTGTAattctttaaatgtttgtttgcatacATTGTACATAAAAACTGTACTTCTTTGAGTGAGTGTCCCCTGGTCACGGAATAGCACAGAGCTCCTTTATAAAGGAGGACTTTAAGACACATTAGATGCATATAAAGGAACTTACAGTCTACACATTTGGTGTGCATTAGCAGACCAATTCCTTTTTGGCCTGAGTCTGAGGTGCAGAGGAGATACTGAGTTGAGGTGAATGGCTTTTGAATACTGCAagttgtgtgtgcacacagaccTATTAGTGACTGCCATTTATACAGATCATGTGGTCTTAGCTGGGTGAGTAACGATCAATGGTGCGGGTGTCAGAGAGAGctgatgggggaggggggaggggttgGCCCAGGACGTCCATCTTGTCGTGGGTGAGGCCCAGGTGCTCCGAGGCCAGTTTTGACAGCGGGTAGAGGCTTTCCATGACCTTTGCATCAGCTACCAGTTGCTGCTGGGCTTGGATGAGGAGCTCATTGGCTTTCTCCTGCTTCAGCCCCAGATGTTCTGCTGCATATTTACTCAGAGGATAGATGCCCTCAGCAAAGTCCAGCTTCAGTTTCCCATCTGAGGTGAGGCCCCCCGCAGTCCCTCCACTGCTGTGCATCTTCATGTGGCTGATGAGGTTGCGCTGCTGAGCGAACTTTCCTCCGCACACCTGACATTCATAGGGCTTCTCCCCAGAGTGGATGCGCATATGCTCAGTGAGGCGATACTGGCGGGTGAAGCGCATGCCACAGGAGTCACAGGCAAAAGGTTTAAGGCCCAAGTGGCTACGCATGTGGCGCGTCATGGTGCCACGCTGCGTGAACTTTTTGCCACAGATGCTGCAGGGGTAAGGCCGAGTCAGCCAGTGGGTCTTCTCATGCTGACGCAAAGTGGCTGGATCTTTGTAGGACTTTTCACAGGAGGAACAGCGGTAGGGTCGGATCATCTCCCCGATGCCCCCTGAACTCAGTCCCTGGCTGGACTTGGTCTCCAGGTGGGACAGACTGTTcaaactgttgctgttgttcagGCTCCCATAACCATTTGTATTACTGCTGATGTTTTTGGTGCTGCTGTTATTGCTGTTTCCCATCTCCCCACCAGAGTTGCCATACAGCTCTTCTTCTGTGTGCGTCTCCACATGTGCATTGAGCTGCTCTGAGCTCGGGAAGCCTTTGTCACAGGGAATGCAGACATACAGATTGTCCCCGAAGCTCTCTGGCTCATACGGCATGTGGAACCTCCCCAGGGCTCCACGAGGGGATGGGCGGCCTTCACTACTGCCTGTCTCCTCCGTGCCTGACCCGCTCTTGTCGTCagctccttcactctcctccccaGCTTTGTGGTGATTATGATGCCGGTCTCCGTTttcacctccttcctcctcatcctcatcttcgTCGTCGTCTTCAGCTGTGTATGACAGTGGCTCATGTTTCACCCAGCGGTAGATGTTGCCCAtttctctgcctgcctctccaCCTTCCGTGGGGGTGTCAGGGCTGGGGGGGCATGGGTAGCGATCTGTGCCCTGGGAGCCTGAACGGTGCAGGTGGGGGAGGTGCGGGCCAAGAGGCTGATTGAGATGGGGGAAAGGCGGAGGGGTGAGGGAGCTCGGCTGGTCAGTCAATTCCATTTTTTCAGAGGGGAAGCCCCTTCCATTTGTCCCCTGCATGGGACTGGTTCGTTCGCTCAGAGTCCCGTCTCGCTCCTCATCATTGTGAGTGTTTGCCAGATGGGGGTGAGAGGGTGTGTGCTGAGACTGGGAGTTGGGGCTTTTCTTGGAGAGATCAAGGCCATAGTTGGGGGAGCAGTTTCTCTCAGAGTGGGCTGAGCGCCCAAGCTGGGCAGGCAGAGCTGACTGCAGGGAGGGGAACACCTGAGAGCTCTGGGTGGAGGTGGGAGCATACAGCTCCCCAGCATGAATGGCTAGTCGATGGGGAATTAGCTCCTCTAGTGGTGGTGCCCGGTTTGCATGGCTATTCAAAATTCCTCCTGGAGGGCAGGACTGAATGACAGGAGTTGAAATCCTATACCTTCCACCACTCCCTAAACCCATACTGTTGGGCCCCATCTTTGCATAGGGCATAAATGCAGGACCAGGGCGGGGAGGGTACTTGCCATTtcttttcagcttctttttGCACAAAGCCACTAAGTCAAGCAGCTGAAGGTAGCTGGCTGCTGCCAAGACAGCCCCTAGATTGGGTTCAGTGGGAGAAGTGGGGTCGCCATCACTAAGGCGGCCTGTGTAGATGTAGTCCAGAATGACCCTGAAGACCCCTGGACTCACCATCTCGTGGTCAAGGTTGATGAGATTGTCATGGACCACCAAAGATTTCAAGTAGAGGCTGCTGGCAGCCAGAATGTTCTTGTGAGCTCTGAAGAGGGCGTTCTGCACCACAATGATAACATCACACAGGAAGCCCTTGGTTCGCTGGCTGttgagctgcaggaggagatcCCTAGCATGACTTGGAACTTCCATGGCATCCAGCATCGTCTTCAGTCCGCCACCTGAAACAACAGATATCTGTAAAACATCATGCGGCAGTCAGCAttttgacacacaaaaaaacaatgtgtaGTTCTCTGCATCACAAGAATGATTATTGATACATTTAATAAAAGTAACCAAACAAAAGTTATGATGTACACATCAGactatattaaaatatatttgatatttgagcGCCAAAAGGTTTTAttgccaaaataaaagtaaaatatttttaaagaaaattgtAAGACTGATATGGAAATAAAAATAGTCTCTGCATACGTAAACATTTATGAGAATTGATTAGATCAACTAATTAATAACAGGTTTTCTCTTGAAACACATCATGTAATTTAATTGCACTTTgatacagtattattattacattttgtggCCTTGCTcactaattcattttaaatatatgccataaatatttacataatcATGTTTAATTCATAGATTCTACATGATGGAACATGCGAAGACTGCAAAACTTGTGTGTTGGAAGTGCGCACGAAGGCCACTCGGTAAAAGTGAACTTTTGATGAAGGTGCAGTGGTTTTCTCATTATCAGCAACTCAAGTCTACGCATTCACTTCCTCTGCAGCgagcaaaaagagagaaagagcaaaatTCTGAGAAGCGCTGATGTATATTTTGTAACTGCTGGCTTCCTGATAAAGTATTCCAGAAGTGGTGTGCAGAGTTTTAAACAAAGCGAGGGATGAACGCTTCAAAAGTATGATGAACAGCAGGTATAAACCTGTGGGAGAGGGACACGTCCAAAAACAGATAGGTCTTTCGGCTCCTCTTTCTGCCCTGTCATATAAGGAACACTGAGAGCATGGGATGTAAATCAACATTACATGGTTCAACACTTTTTGTTGAGATGAGCTCCAGGGATCTAATGTACACACACgtatgtacgcacacacacacacacattcatacacacacactcaaatatcaACACTAATTGTTCCATCAAGCCTAAAATAAACTATATCAGCTGCATGCATGAAACACCATGTA
The Pempheris klunzingeri isolate RE-2024b chromosome 4, fPemKlu1.hap1, whole genome shotgun sequence genome window above contains:
- the hic1 gene encoding hypermethylated in cancer 1 protein isoform X1, which translates into the protein MIIKGDLDRMAEDIGHAGGGLKTMLDAMEVPSHARDLLLQLNSQRTKGFLCDVIIVVQNALFRAHKNILAASSLYLKSLVVHDNLINLDHEMVSPGVFRVILDYIYTGRLSDGDPTSPTEPNLGAVLAAASYLQLLDLVALCKKKLKRNGKYPPRPGPAFMPYAKMGPNSMGLGSGGRYRISTPVIQSCPPGGILNSHANRAPPLEELIPHRLAIHAGELYAPTSTQSSQVFPSLQSALPAQLGRSAHSERNCSPNYGLDLSKKSPNSQSQHTPSHPHLANTHNDEERDGTLSERTSPMQGTNGRGFPSEKMELTDQPSSLTPPPFPHLNQPLGPHLPHLHRSGSQGTDRYPCPPSPDTPTEGGEAGREMGNIYRWVKHEPLSYTAEDDDEDEDEEEGGENGDRHHNHHKAGEESEGADDKSGSGTEETGSSEGRPSPRGALGRFHMPYEPESFGDNLYVCIPCDKGFPSSEQLNAHVETHTEEELYGNSGGEMGNSNNSSTKNISSNTNGYGSLNNSNSLNSLSHLETKSSQGLSSGGIGEMIRPYRCSSCEKSYKDPATLRQHEKTHWLTRPYPCSICGKKFTQRGTMTRHMRSHLGLKPFACDSCGMRFTRQYRLTEHMRIHSGEKPYECQVCGGKFAQQRNLISHMKMHSSGGTAGGLTSDGKLKLDFAEGIYPLSKYAAEHLGLKQEKANELLIQAQQQLVADAKVMESLYPLSKLASEHLGLTHDKMDVLGQPLPPPPSALSDTRTIDRYSPS
- the hic1 gene encoding hypermethylated in cancer 1 protein isoform X2 encodes the protein MLDAMEVPSHARDLLLQLNSQRTKGFLCDVIIVVQNALFRAHKNILAASSLYLKSLVVHDNLINLDHEMVSPGVFRVILDYIYTGRLSDGDPTSPTEPNLGAVLAAASYLQLLDLVALCKKKLKRNGKYPPRPGPAFMPYAKMGPNSMGLGSGGRYRISTPVIQSCPPGGILNSHANRAPPLEELIPHRLAIHAGELYAPTSTQSSQVFPSLQSALPAQLGRSAHSERNCSPNYGLDLSKKSPNSQSQHTPSHPHLANTHNDEERDGTLSERTSPMQGTNGRGFPSEKMELTDQPSSLTPPPFPHLNQPLGPHLPHLHRSGSQGTDRYPCPPSPDTPTEGGEAGREMGNIYRWVKHEPLSYTAEDDDEDEDEEEGGENGDRHHNHHKAGEESEGADDKSGSGTEETGSSEGRPSPRGALGRFHMPYEPESFGDNLYVCIPCDKGFPSSEQLNAHVETHTEEELYGNSGGEMGNSNNSSTKNISSNTNGYGSLNNSNSLNSLSHLETKSSQGLSSGGIGEMIRPYRCSSCEKSYKDPATLRQHEKTHWLTRPYPCSICGKKFTQRGTMTRHMRSHLGLKPFACDSCGMRFTRQYRLTEHMRIHSGEKPYECQVCGGKFAQQRNLISHMKMHSSGGTAGGLTSDGKLKLDFAEGIYPLSKYAAEHLGLKQEKANELLIQAQQQLVADAKVMESLYPLSKLASEHLGLTHDKMDVLGQPLPPPPSALSDTRTIDRYSPS